CTTACAGAACCCCATGCTTTTTTGAGCGCACCTTCAATCAGCGGCCTATCTTCTGTCTCAATTGCCCGAATGCGAAAGCTCATGACTTTTCTCCTCCGCTCTAGTATCGAACAGGGTGTTGAGAGGAGTCCAGATGAGCAAAGTCGACATAGATCGCGCACGAAGCGCCGATGGTGCAGGCATCGCAGCGGTCTATCTGACCGCAACAGCAAAGCTCGGCTTCCTGCCACGACGCCACGATGGTGCAGACATGTGGCATCATTTTTCTACCATGCCGACAAAGCAGGAAACCTGGATTGCACGGCACGGCGGACGCATCGCTGGCTTTCTGGCCGTGTCGCCAGGCTGGCCGAACTGGGTTGACCATCTCTATGTTCACGCCGGGGCACAGAACCAGGGGCTTGGCACAGCACTCCTCGACCAGGCCAAACGGTCCGCGCCCAATGGGTTGCAACTCTGGACGTTTCGCCAAAACAGAGGCGCTCAGAGATTCTATGAACGCCACGGATTGATGATCGCTGAACAGACCGACGGCAGGCGCAATGAAGAGCATCTCGCCGATTTGAGATATGTATGGCGACCCACCAAGGGTCTTTGAAGGAAAACACAGTGAGCACCAAAAATAGCGCCACGCCCAAAGGAGCCCTGGACGGCATCCGCGTCATCGACCTCACAAGTGTTGTACTTGGGGCCTATGCCACAGCCATGCTCGGCGACATGGGCGCAGACGTAATCAAAGTGGAAAGCCCGAGCCCTAAGAACGGGCAAGGGGGAGACATTATGCGGTGGGCGGGCGACACCCCGTCGGGTGAAGCATCCGGCCTCGGCCCCATGTTTCTGTCCATCAACCGCAACAAACGTTCCGTCCTGCTCGATCTCAAAAAGGAAGAAGCACGTGACGCCCTTCTGAAGCTCATCGCAACCGCAGATGTGTTCGCCGCCAACGTTCGCTATGACGGATTAAAACGTCTCGGCCTTTCCTATGAAGACGTCAAGGCTGTGAAACCTGACATCGTCTATGTAATCGGCACAGGGTACGGCGAAGAAGGTCCTTATGGCGGACGCCCTGCCTATGACGACATGATCCAGGCCGCCTCTGGTATAGCCTCGATGATGTCAGAAGTAGACGGCGATCCACGCCCCCGTTTTTTCCCAACACTTATTGCCGACAAAACCACCGGGCTCTTTATGACGAACGCCATCGTCTCAGCCCTTTTCCACCGAGAGCGCACCGGCGAAGGCCAATATGTAGAAGTCCCCATGATGGAGAGCATGGTGTCCTTTCTGCTGGCAGAGCATCTCTATGGCGAGGTCTATGACCCACCGACAGGTCCTCTTGGCTATGTCCGCGTAACAGCACCGGATCGGAAGCCCTACAAAACTGCCGATGGCTACATCGCCATTCTCCCCTACTCCGATCAGCAATGGCGGGACTTCTTTGCGCTGGGTGGGAAGCCGGATCTCTTCGATACAGATGAGCGGTTCGCGACTTACGAAAACCGCACCAGGAACATTCGCGCGCTCTACGCCATAGTAGAAGACGTCTCAGTCCAAAAGACAACGGCGGAATGGGAGAAGCTTCTTTTCGCAAATGACATCCCCCATGCCCGTGTGAATAGACTGGGCGACCTGCGCACAGATCCTCATCTTGAGGCTGTCGGACTCTTCGAACAAAGAAATCATCCGCACGAAGGCCCTTATTGGAGCCTGAGACATCCGGTGAAATATGAAGGAAGCCCCGCAAGCGTACGTCGCGATGCACCGCTCCTCGGCGAACATACAAAAGAGGTTTTAAGAGAAGCGGGCCTGTCCGACGCCGAGAGCACAAAGTTGAGCGGCTAGGCTTTTTTGGCCGCTGCCGCCACGCGCTCTGCTTTATCGCGCATGAGGTCTTCAAACTCAGGCCGTTCAATTGGTCTAGAAAGAAGGAAGCCCTGCAGCTCATCGCAGCCGATAGCAGTCATAAAGTCCGCCTGAGCGTCTGTCTCGACACCTTCCGCCACGATTTTGAGATCGAGCGATTTTCCGATGGAGACAATCTGCCGTGCAAGAATAGCGCTGGTGGCCTCCGCCACATTGGAGACGAAGCTCCGGTCAATCTTCAGTTCATGCGCCGTAAAACGATGAAGATAGGAAAGGGATGAATAGCCCGTACCAAAATCGTCAATCAGAATGTGAATGCCGGCATCTGCAAGAGTTTTGATCTGAGAGCTCGCCGACTCTTCATCCGTAATCATGGTGGACTCTGTTACTTCTATCTGCAGACACTTCGCCGGCACATTGTATTTTTTGAGCGCCCCAAAAACATCCTCAAGCACACAGCC
The DNA window shown above is from Parvibaculaceae bacterium PLY_AMNH_Bact1 and carries:
- a CDS encoding GNAT family N-acetyltransferase (Derived by automated computational analysis using gene prediction method: Protein Homology.); amino-acid sequence: MSKVDIDRARSADGAGIAAVYLTATAKLGFLPRRHDGADMWHHFSTMPTKQETWIARHGGRIAGFLAVSPGWPNWVDHLYVHAGAQNQGLGTALLDQAKRSAPNGLQLWTFRQNRGAQRFYERHGLMIAEQTDGRRNEEHLADLRYVWRPTKGL
- a CDS encoding CoA transferase (Derived by automated computational analysis using gene prediction method: Protein Homology.), encoding MSTKNSATPKGALDGIRVIDLTSVVLGAYATAMLGDMGADVIKVESPSPKNGQGGDIMRWAGDTPSGEASGLGPMFLSINRNKRSVLLDLKKEEARDALLKLIATADVFAANVRYDGLKRLGLSYEDVKAVKPDIVYVIGTGYGEEGPYGGRPAYDDMIQAASGIASMMSEVDGDPRPRFFPTLIADKTTGLFMTNAIVSALFHRERTGEGQYVEVPMMESMVSFLLAEHLYGEVYDPPTGPLGYVRVTAPDRKPYKTADGYIAILPYSDQQWRDFFALGGKPDLFDTDERFATYENRTRNIRALYAIVEDVSVQKTTAEWEKLLFANDIPHARVNRLGDLRTDPHLEAVGLFEQRNHPHEGPYWSLRHPVKYEGSPASVRRDAPLLGEHTKEVLREAGLSDAESTKLSG